The following are from one region of the Stanieria sp. NIES-3757 genome:
- a CDS encoding polysaccharide biosynthesis family protein: protein MRFKIEKSQISKLFKANLFRDTLWVLLAKLFNVVMQALYFVIVARFLGAKNYGSFIAVTALASIIFPFAALGSEHILVQYVAINRATFSVYWGNTLLILLINSSFLTVVLLLLSPIIFAQNISWLTILIILLADLFCLGLLDVSFKALIAANLVKKSAQLGILNTCGKLLAALSLAVFFPNPNTTTWACLYLISSAVIGLVAILSVNHLVGSAQFNLSKLKSEIKPGIYFSISASANNINSSLDKTMLGSMSSLTATGIYGSAYRFIDVGYVPLIALFSASYTKFFQHGSSGIRSSLGFAKKLFPFLSMYALLSVVGYLVFAPVLPIILGDEYADAIAALRWLAPIPGLAAFQMLAADTLTGAGFQKSRSIVQVIAALLNLSLNFILIPQFSWKGAAWATLCSDSFRMIGLWIIVIFLYRQEVKMAKSS from the coding sequence ATGCGGTTTAAAATAGAAAAATCTCAGATTAGCAAACTATTTAAAGCTAATTTGTTTAGAGATACACTTTGGGTTTTGCTGGCTAAATTATTTAATGTTGTAATGCAAGCCCTTTATTTTGTAATAGTAGCTCGTTTTTTAGGAGCAAAGAATTATGGTTCTTTTATTGCCGTTACTGCTTTAGCTTCAATTATTTTTCCTTTTGCTGCTTTAGGAAGCGAACATATTTTAGTTCAGTATGTAGCGATTAATCGCGCAACTTTTTCTGTTTATTGGGGAAATACTTTACTGATTTTATTAATCAATAGTAGTTTTCTTACTGTTGTCCTTTTACTATTATCTCCAATTATTTTTGCTCAGAATATTTCCTGGCTAACAATTTTAATTATTTTGCTGGCTGATTTGTTTTGTTTAGGATTATTAGATGTTAGCTTTAAAGCTCTTATTGCCGCAAATTTAGTCAAAAAATCGGCCCAATTAGGAATTTTGAATACTTGTGGTAAACTTTTAGCAGCTCTAAGTTTAGCTGTTTTTTTCCCTAATCCTAATACTACCACTTGGGCTTGTCTATATTTAATTAGTTCAGCCGTTATTGGTTTGGTCGCAATTTTATCAGTCAACCATTTAGTTGGTTCAGCTCAGTTTAATTTATCAAAATTAAAATCAGAAATTAAACCAGGAATTTATTTTTCAATTAGTGCTTCTGCTAATAATATTAATTCTAGTTTGGACAAAACAATGCTAGGAAGTATGTCCAGTCTAACTGCTACCGGTATTTACGGTTCCGCTTATCGTTTTATCGATGTGGGGTACGTTCCTTTAATTGCTTTATTTTCTGCTTCCTATACTAAATTTTTTCAACATGGTTCTTCAGGAATCAGAAGTAGTTTAGGTTTTGCCAAAAAACTGTTTCCTTTTTTATCAATGTATGCACTACTTTCAGTAGTAGGTTATTTAGTATTTGCTCCAGTTTTACCTATTATTTTAGGAGATGAATATGCTGATGCGATCGCAGCTTTACGTTGGTTAGCTCCTATTCCCGGTTTAGCTGCTTTTCAAATGTTAGCTGCCGATACTTTGACAGGAGCAGGTTTTCAAAAAAGTAGAAGTATAGTTCAGGTAATTGCTGCTTTATTAAATTTGAGTTTAAATTTCATTTTAATTCCTCAGTTTTCATGGAAAGGAGCAGCTTGGGCAACTTTATGTTCAGATTCTTTTAGAATGATTGGGCTTTGGATTATTGTTATATTTTTATATCGTCAAGAAGTCAAAATGGCGAAGTCTTCTTAA
- a CDS encoding O-antigen polymerase: MLKKYFSLTSFEYLFSVLSLFHLSQGLIPLLLIRGASEGDGSNVSNYDYSINAKISILIYLISFLLLFLRWKKVAAIVTKDKLIWPFILVISLSTFWSVAPSETFRFSIYALGTTAFGLYLATRYTFQQLFQILCATFVLSVVLSVFFVVAIPHYGIMAALHEGAVRGIYTHKNQFGLVMVPAAVIFLLRASSGKRLNWLFWLLLVVTVALVVLSRSTTSLGNLLVMLSLCALYRIFRWRYEYMISAILLGLIIGIAGTLLFIYYGESDLLLVAVGKDATFSGRTMIWSAVIEMINKRFWLGYGLAAFWHGLEGPSAFVELSVRTQVAYAHNGFLDLWLGLGLIGVFTFLLSFFNTAVKSLALLRNTKTSEGLWPLLFLTYILLSNISEGTIVTMDNMFWAIYTALNFSLAIAQEKNYSLER; this comes from the coding sequence ATGCTTAAAAAATATTTTTCACTAACTTCTTTTGAATATCTTTTTTCTGTCTTATCTTTGTTTCATTTATCTCAAGGTTTAATTCCCTTGTTACTTATTAGAGGAGCGAGTGAAGGCGACGGCTCAAATGTGAGTAATTATGATTATTCAATTAATGCTAAAATTTCAATTTTAATTTATTTAATTTCTTTTCTATTACTATTTTTACGTTGGAAAAAAGTCGCTGCTATTGTAACCAAAGATAAATTGATTTGGCCCTTTATTTTAGTAATTAGTTTATCTACTTTTTGGTCAGTTGCTCCCAGCGAGACTTTCCGATTTAGCATCTATGCACTTGGTACAACTGCTTTTGGTCTTTACTTAGCAACCCGCTACACCTTTCAACAACTATTCCAAATTCTTTGTGCAACTTTTGTCTTAAGTGTTGTCCTTAGTGTGTTTTTTGTTGTCGCCATACCTCATTATGGGATTATGGCAGCACTCCATGAAGGAGCAGTACGAGGTATTTATACTCACAAAAACCAATTTGGTCTAGTGATGGTACCAGCAGCAGTAATCTTTTTGCTTCGTGCTAGTAGTGGTAAACGTTTAAATTGGCTGTTTTGGTTATTGTTAGTTGTCACCGTTGCTCTAGTTGTTCTTTCTCGCTCAACTACATCTTTAGGCAATTTGTTAGTCATGTTGTCTTTATGCGCTCTTTATCGAATTTTCCGTTGGCGATATGAATATATGATTTCAGCAATTTTATTGGGATTAATTATTGGAATTGCTGGTACTCTTTTATTTATCTATTATGGAGAATCAGATTTATTGTTGGTTGCTGTTGGTAAAGATGCGACATTTTCTGGTAGAACCATGATTTGGTCAGCAGTTATAGAAATGATCAACAAGCGTTTTTGGCTTGGTTATGGTTTAGCTGCGTTTTGGCATGGTTTAGAGGGTCCCTCTGCTTTTGTAGAACTATCCGTAAGAACTCAGGTTGCTTATGCTCATAATGGATTTTTAGATTTATGGTTAGGTTTGGGCTTGATTGGAGTTTTTACTTTTTTACTCAGTTTTTTCAATACAGCAGTTAAATCTTTGGCTTTGTTACGTAATACTAAAACTTCAGAAGGACTTTGGCCGTTGCTATTTTTAACCTATATTTTGTTATCAAATATTTCTGAAGGTACAATCGTCACAATGGATAATATGTTTTGGGCAATCTATACAGCACTTAATTTTTCTCTGGCAATTGCTCAAGAAAAAAACTATTCTCTTGAAAGATAA
- a CDS encoding Glycosyl transferase, family 2: MDQPEVSVIIPAHNTADYIAHAIDSALNQTLCNIEVIVVDDASTDNTVEIVQSFRDSRLKLLVNEKNLGAGGARNRALSAATGKWVAVLDSDDWYASERLEKLIHLAKTNQADLIADNLYLIEDGHVSPWGTLIGGSGKIIGSVRQISATDFVRSDIEGKVGLRLGFTKPLFKRKFLVQHQIKYDESIKVTQDFWLDMDCFLHGAKFFLIPEAYYYYRSRPGSLVASNKIKRLEDECRAIANFLQHKDYLKENPQLLAALLEKMTETKKWRNYYSVVEPFKQKQFLAGFMAIFAYPIFLKHFTAQLPKILERRIQTFSSSSKISYQKNMFQA; the protein is encoded by the coding sequence ATGGATCAACCAGAAGTATCTGTTATCATTCCGGCCCACAATACCGCCGATTATATTGCTCATGCAATTGATTCGGCTCTCAATCAAACCTTGTGCAATATTGAAGTTATTGTTGTTGATGATGCGTCGACCGATAACACTGTTGAAATAGTCCAAAGTTTTCGTGACTCTCGCCTCAAGCTATTAGTTAACGAAAAAAATCTGGGTGCAGGGGGTGCGCGTAATCGTGCTTTGAGCGCAGCTACAGGAAAATGGGTAGCAGTGCTTGATTCTGATGATTGGTATGCATCTGAAAGACTAGAAAAATTAATTCACTTGGCCAAAACAAATCAAGCCGATTTAATTGCTGATAATCTTTATTTGATTGAAGATGGTCATGTTTCTCCTTGGGGAACTTTAATTGGTGGTAGTGGAAAAATTATTGGCTCGGTTAGGCAAATTTCTGCAACCGATTTTGTTAGGTCAGATATTGAAGGAAAAGTCGGCTTACGTCTTGGTTTTACCAAACCTTTATTTAAACGAAAATTTTTAGTTCAACACCAAATTAAATATGATGAAAGCATTAAAGTCACTCAAGACTTTTGGCTAGATATGGATTGTTTTTTACATGGAGCCAAGTTTTTTCTTATTCCTGAAGCTTATTATTATTATCGTTCTCGACCAGGTTCTTTAGTTGCTAGTAATAAAATTAAACGTTTAGAAGATGAATGCCGAGCTATTGCTAATTTTCTTCAGCACAAAGATTATTTAAAAGAAAATCCTCAACTATTAGCTGCTCTTCTAGAAAAAATGACTGAAACCAAAAAATGGCGAAATTATTATTCTGTAGTTGAACCTTTTAAACAAAAACAATTTTTAGCTGGATTCATGGCAATCTTCGCTTATCCTATTTTTCTAAAACATTTTACTGCTCAACTACCTAAAATTCTTGAGCGTCGTATTCAAACGTTCTCTTCTAGTAGTAAAATAAGCTATCAAAAGAATATGTTTCAAGCTTAA
- a CDS encoding type I phosphodiesterase/nucleotide pyrophosphatase, with protein sequence MKTPIIAIGLDAADPNFIEQWMSQGNLPNLSLIRQRGIYGRLHNQVNYQGRVAEFSSTEPLWVMMTTGCLPDKTGFWDTITYNPDTYEVRCDPVYGGYDYQEYLPFYALGEKYRVAAFDVPVTRVSPGVNGIQITGWGGHHPFYPSESQPSELLPQIIDKYGSNPVYRKDNGIWWDKKYFNWVTQSVKESVATRAQICREILQQEPWDLFITAFGETHTLGHDLYNLSQPDHPLYPYTNQMETLGDPMLQGFQQVDQAVGEIIAAAPDNVYILLFAVHGMGANITDLLSMMLLPEVLYRFNFPGKVALGWGALNQPVPPIITKKIRNGWSAEVWRQIYEPNPLKKMWHTWTHKKFLRNSKHGLLSPYPLLDEQVELGWMPARWYSSLWPQMKAFALPAYADGHIRINLQGRDRDGIVTAAEYDALCDRLTEVLARLRDGRSGQPLVKQVVRTRKSPLDNDPKLPEPDLIVVWHEIPTDVVDSPDVGRIGPITYNRPGGHREHGFLMAAGPGIEPGSHLNHGRAVDLSATILNLMGAELPAYFDGKPLLEPVLTIS encoded by the coding sequence ATGAAAACACCAATTATTGCCATTGGTTTAGATGCAGCTGACCCTAATTTCATCGAACAATGGATGTCTCAAGGAAATCTGCCCAATCTCAGCCTTATTCGTCAACGGGGAATCTACGGTCGTTTACATAATCAAGTCAATTATCAAGGAAGAGTAGCCGAATTTTCTTCCACAGAACCACTTTGGGTCATGATGACTACAGGCTGTTTACCTGATAAAACAGGTTTTTGGGATACGATTACCTACAATCCCGACACCTATGAAGTGCGTTGCGACCCTGTTTATGGAGGCTACGATTACCAAGAGTATCTTCCTTTCTATGCGTTAGGAGAAAAATATCGAGTTGCTGCCTTCGATGTACCAGTTACTAGAGTCTCTCCAGGAGTTAACGGCATTCAAATTACAGGTTGGGGCGGACATCATCCTTTTTATCCAAGCGAATCTCAACCAAGCGAACTTTTACCCCAAATCATTGATAAATATGGTTCCAATCCCGTGTATCGAAAAGATAATGGGATTTGGTGGGATAAAAAATATTTTAATTGGGTTACCCAATCAGTCAAAGAAAGCGTCGCCACTCGCGCTCAAATTTGCCGAGAAATATTGCAACAAGAACCATGGGATTTATTTATTACTGCCTTTGGTGAAACTCATACTTTGGGGCATGATTTATATAATCTTAGTCAACCAGATCATCCCCTCTATCCCTACACCAATCAAATGGAAACTTTGGGAGATCCGATGTTGCAAGGATTTCAACAAGTAGACCAAGCAGTAGGAGAAATTATTGCAGCAGCACCAGACAATGTCTACATCTTGCTATTTGCAGTTCATGGTATGGGTGCAAATATAACTGATTTACTCAGTATGATGTTGCTACCAGAAGTGCTTTATCGGTTTAATTTTCCAGGCAAAGTTGCCCTAGGGTGGGGAGCTCTCAATCAACCTGTACCACCAATTATTACCAAAAAAATTAGAAATGGTTGGTCAGCAGAAGTTTGGCGACAAATTTACGAACCAAATCCACTTAAAAAAATGTGGCACACTTGGACGCACAAAAAATTCTTACGCAACTCCAAACACGGTTTACTCTCTCCCTACCCTCTTCTAGACGAACAAGTAGAGTTGGGTTGGATGCCTGCACGCTGGTATAGTTCGCTTTGGCCACAAATGAAAGCGTTTGCTTTACCTGCATATGCTGACGGTCACATTCGTATTAATCTTCAAGGACGAGACCGCGATGGCATTGTTACAGCGGCTGAATACGATGCTCTTTGCGATCGCCTTACCGAAGTTCTTGCTCGTCTTCGAGATGGTCGCAGCGGACAACCTTTAGTCAAACAAGTAGTTCGTACTCGTAAATCACCTTTAGATAACGATCCTAAGTTACCAGAACCAGACTTAATCGTAGTTTGGCACGAAATTCCCACTGATGTCGTCGATAGTCCTGATGTTGGACGCATTGGACCTATTACTTATAATCGTCCTGGCGGACATCGAGAACATGGCTTTTTAATGGCAGCCGGGCCAGGAATTGAACCAGGTTCTCATTTAAATCATGGTAGAGCAGTCGATCTCAGTGCAACTATACTCAATTTGATGGGAGCAGAACTCCCTGCTTATTTTGATGGTAAACCTTTGCTAGAGCCAGTTTTAACTATCTCGTAG
- a CDS encoding putative exopolysaccharide biosynthesis protein, producing MSNFTGMSNGQTPENLSLNNSYTASRESIDVNLYNYLQKLSRRWKPALAVFLLTVGSMAALSTLLKKSYQAEGKLLFKQNNTASLTKVGQGVGELKPLLNDQSPLKTEIERMKAEPILVQTIEKLKLKDEEGKALKPEVLNNKLKIEIIGGTDVISVRYQDQDPYTAADVINTLMKLYLDEQVKSTQAETANADSFISNQLPQIEQKLSKAESDLRRFKEANRVVNLAKEKETLVLELGNLNQQIANVAAQYQGTQAQTATLNQQLGLNLNQALAANQLGGTPVVESIFKDLADVETELAQQRQRFRDNHPMIQSLLEKKQDLNQKLQGLITETVGSNTKISEGLLRSDGNKENQLEKYISLEIDRISQQRQLASLYQSQQAYLQRARQLPQIEQQQQDLVRQVEAAEKVYQNLLDSQQELQLLQNQKSGNAQIIELAQLPEEGSSGRLALMVLGVILGLLLSNLSVLLLEMQDRSLKTMSEIKQRFPYKVLGLIPQYSDDEPNGIVVQREPDSFNSELYRMIQANLKILNQDNPPQVILITSSVPGEGKSTVAANLAAAIAQLGRRVLLIDGDLRRATQHHLWSMSNHLGFKDVLTHKTSLQEVVARPLDRLDLLTVGVVPPNPLALLDSKAMNELIVQAKQDYDFVLIDAPPLPITADVLTLSKLVDGLLFVSRPGVVEQESAAFAQEILATVNKRVLGMVINGVKPSEFERYSYHAKYAKGYFSKKKLTSNKERTETEVAAV from the coding sequence ATGTCTAATTTTACTGGGATGAGTAACGGTCAAACTCCAGAAAATTTATCTTTAAATAACAGTTATACTGCCTCTAGAGAAAGCATTGATGTCAATCTCTATAATTATCTCCAAAAGTTAAGCAGACGTTGGAAGCCCGCCTTAGCAGTATTTTTACTGACAGTAGGCTCGATGGCTGCTCTTAGTACTTTGCTCAAAAAAAGTTATCAAGCAGAAGGTAAATTACTCTTCAAACAAAATAATACTGCTTCTTTAACCAAAGTTGGTCAAGGGGTTGGTGAACTAAAACCACTACTCAATGATCAAAGTCCCTTAAAAACTGAAATTGAACGGATGAAGGCTGAACCGATTCTGGTTCAAACCATTGAAAAATTAAAACTTAAAGACGAAGAAGGGAAAGCACTCAAACCAGAAGTTTTAAATAACAAACTAAAAATAGAGATTATTGGTGGAACTGACGTAATCAGTGTCAGATATCAAGACCAAGACCCCTACACTGCTGCTGATGTCATCAATACTTTGATGAAACTTTATTTAGATGAACAAGTTAAAAGTACTCAAGCTGAGACTGCTAACGCCGACAGTTTTATTAGCAATCAACTTCCCCAAATAGAACAAAAACTAAGCAAAGCCGAGTCTGATTTACGACGGTTTAAAGAAGCAAATCGAGTAGTTAATTTAGCAAAAGAGAAAGAAACGCTGGTTCTTGAGTTGGGTAATCTCAATCAGCAAATCGCTAATGTTGCTGCTCAATATCAGGGAACTCAAGCTCAAACTGCTACTCTCAATCAGCAACTGGGTTTAAATCTCAATCAAGCTCTTGCAGCCAATCAACTAGGGGGTACTCCTGTTGTCGAAAGCATTTTCAAAGATCTAGCTGATGTTGAAACCGAACTCGCTCAACAACGGCAACGTTTTCGGGATAACCATCCGATGATTCAAAGTTTGTTAGAAAAGAAACAAGACCTCAATCAAAAATTACAAGGGTTAATTACTGAAACCGTAGGTTCAAATACCAAGATTTCTGAAGGTTTACTTAGAAGCGATGGCAATAAAGAAAATCAATTAGAAAAATATATTTCTCTAGAAATTGACCGTATTAGTCAACAAAGACAACTCGCTTCTCTTTATCAATCTCAACAAGCTTATCTGCAACGGGCAAGACAGCTACCGCAAATCGAACAACAACAACAAGATTTAGTCCGTCAAGTAGAAGCTGCTGAAAAAGTTTATCAAAACTTACTCGATAGTCAGCAAGAACTACAATTATTGCAAAATCAAAAAAGTGGAAACGCTCAAATTATTGAATTAGCTCAATTACCCGAAGAAGGAAGTTCTGGTAGATTAGCTTTAATGGTATTGGGAGTAATCTTGGGTCTGCTGCTTTCTAACCTCTCAGTATTACTGTTAGAAATGCAAGACCGTAGTTTAAAAACTATGAGTGAAATCAAACAAAGATTTCCTTATAAAGTCTTGGGTTTAATTCCTCAATATTCAGATGACGAACCCAATGGTATTGTCGTGCAAAGAGAGCCAGATTCCTTCAACAGCGAACTCTATCGCATGATCCAAGCAAATTTAAAAATTCTCAATCAGGACAATCCACCACAAGTTATTTTGATCACTAGCTCGGTACCAGGAGAAGGAAAATCTACTGTGGCAGCAAATTTAGCTGCTGCGATCGCGCAATTAGGTCGTCGTGTTCTGTTGATTGACGGCGATTTACGCAGAGCTACTCAACATCATCTTTGGAGTATGAGCAATCACTTGGGATTCAAAGATGTTTTAACCCACAAAACTAGCTTACAGGAAGTAGTAGCTCGACCCCTTGACAGATTAGATTTATTGACTGTGGGAGTAGTTCCACCTAATCCACTGGCGTTACTCGATTCTAAAGCAATGAACGAGTTAATTGTGCAGGCGAAACAAGATTATGACTTCGTTTTAATCGATGCACCTCCCTTACCAATAACTGCTGATGTTTTAACCTTGAGTAAACTCGTTGATGGGCTTTTGTTTGTAAGTCGGCCAGGCGTAGTTGAACAAGAAAGTGCTGCTTTTGCTCAAGAAATTTTAGCAACTGTTAATAAACGAGTCTTGGGCATGGTGATCAATGGTGTCAAACCCAGTGAATTTGAGCGTTATTCCTATCACGCTAAATATGCCAAAGGTTATTTTTCCAAAAAAAAGCTGACTTCAAATAAGGAGCGCACCGAAACTGAAGTAGCAGCAGTTTAA
- a CDS encoding hypothetical protein (protein of unknown function DUF955): protein MSIFRPYSFIPKLTIEACALDILLQMQKKPNYLPKFPLDASLIAEFLGLDVVWDTIGDDEYGAIAARILPLEKLIEINDRIPQLQGGLGESTIAHEIGHWILHIDRNEVERQLRLQQKGLAIKVEPLLCRDLESTEGIEWQAQYFAGCLLMPQYYLLKLSQNKDLTKWQHLYQIAEQLGVTISNLVHRLQDLGWIYCDSQQKEIYLLRSN, encoded by the coding sequence TTGAGTATTTTTCGTCCCTATAGCTTTATCCCAAAACTCACCATTGAAGCTTGTGCTTTAGATATTTTGCTGCAAATGCAAAAAAAGCCAAATTATTTACCTAAATTTCCTTTAGATGCTAGCCTAATCGCCGAATTTCTAGGATTAGATGTAGTTTGGGATACTATTGGTGATGATGAATATGGAGCAATTGCTGCCCGAATTTTACCCCTAGAAAAATTAATCGAAATCAACGATCGCATCCCTCAGCTACAAGGAGGGTTAGGCGAATCAACCATTGCTCATGAAATTGGGCATTGGATTTTGCATATTGATCGTAATGAAGTAGAACGTCAGCTCAGATTACAGCAAAAAGGATTAGCAATTAAAGTTGAACCTTTGTTGTGTCGCGACCTTGAAAGTACGGAAGGCATTGAATGGCAAGCACAATATTTTGCAGGTTGTTTGTTGATGCCTCAGTATTATTTATTAAAATTGAGTCAAAATAAAGATTTAACTAAGTGGCAACATTTGTACCAAATCGCCGAACAATTAGGAGTAACTATCTCCAATTTAGTTCATCGTTTGCAAGATTTGGGCTGGATTTATTGTGATTCACAACAAAAAGAAATTTATCTCCTCAGAAGTAATTAA
- a CDS encoding transcriptional regulator, XRE family encodes MEDNFGQLIRQARKNKGYSQRELAKLIDLDFTYLSKLENNRADYPPKEEAIRTLARQLELDEEQLIYLAGRIPQQEEDLLKQHYKDMPALFRRMRENPDFAQKVFREAVGADRQE; translated from the coding sequence GTGGAAGATAATTTTGGTCAACTGATTCGTCAAGCACGAAAAAATAAAGGTTATAGTCAAAGAGAATTAGCCAAATTAATTGACTTAGATTTTACCTATTTATCTAAATTAGAAAACAATCGGGCTGATTATCCACCCAAAGAAGAAGCAATTCGGACTCTGGCTCGTCAACTTGAGTTAGATGAAGAACAATTAATCTATCTTGCAGGGAGAATCCCCCAACAAGAAGAAGATTTACTCAAACAACATTACAAAGATATGCCAGCTTTATTTCGGCGAATGCGAGAAAATCCTGATTTTGCTCAAAAGGTTTTTCGCGAAGCAGTTGGAGCTGATCGTCAGGAGTAA
- a CDS encoding response regulator receiver protein yields the protein MSNKRILVVDDDDGIREVIQICLEAIAGWEVIPVASGAEGLKQAEQQQPDAILLDVMMPYMDGIATFKQLQINQKIQHIPTILLTAKAKISEQKQLQNLGVAGVIVKPFEPQNLVNQIKNILNW from the coding sequence ATGTCTAACAAACGAATTTTAGTCGTTGATGACGATGATGGCATTCGGGAAGTAATTCAAATTTGCTTAGAAGCGATCGCTGGATGGGAAGTTATTCCCGTAGCTTCTGGCGCAGAAGGATTAAAACAAGCAGAACAACAACAACCAGATGCCATTTTACTCGATGTAATGATGCCCTATATGGATGGCATTGCTACTTTTAAACAACTTCAAATTAATCAAAAAATTCAACATATTCCTACTATCTTATTAACAGCTAAAGCCAAAATAAGCGAACAAAAACAGTTGCAAAATTTGGGAGTTGCTGGGGTAATTGTTAAACCTTTTGAACCGCAAAATTTAGTCAACCAAATTAAAAATATTCTCAATTGGTAA